In Anopheles gambiae chromosome 2, idAnoGambNW_F1_1, whole genome shotgun sequence, a single window of DNA contains:
- the LOC133392050 gene encoding histone H4 has translation MTGRGKGGKGLGKGGAKRHRKVLRDNIQGITKPAIRRLARRGGVKRISGLIYEETRGVLKVFLENVIRDAVTYTEHAKRKTVTAMDVVYALKRQGRTLYGFGG, from the coding sequence ATGACTGGAAgaggaaagggaggaaaaggtCTGGGTAAAGGAGGAGCCAAGCGTCACCGAAAAGTGCTGCGGGATAACATCCAGGGCATTACCAAGCCCGCCATCCGCCGTTTGGCTCGGCGCGGAGGAGTGAAACGTATCTCCGGCCTCATCTACGAGGAAACCCGTGGCGTCCTGAAAGTATTTCTGGAGAATGTGATTCGTGATGCGGTCACTTACACTGAACACGCCAAGCGTAAGACCGTCACCGCTATGGATGTGGTGTATGCTCTGAAGCGTCAGGGCCGCACTCTGTACGGTTTTGGAGGTTAA